A segment of the Panacibacter ginsenosidivorans genome:
TGAAATATATTATTCATCATTAAAACATAAATCTATGTTACGCTGGACAATTATTTTTCTGATAGTAGCCATTGTAGCCGGTATTTTTGGATTTGCCGGTATTGCTGCAAGCGCAGCAGGTATTGCAAAAGTTTTATTCTTCATTTTTATTGTACTATTCCTTTTGTCTTTGATCTTAGGCAGAAAATCTATAGAATAAAATTTTGAGTGCTTGGATGTGTTATAAACTGGGGTTGTTTTTACCCACTTGTGTAACACTGTAATCATCAAAAAAGCTTTCCATTATGGAAAGCTTTTATTTTTTATTTATGAAAAAAGTAATAGTAATACCAGCTCTTTGTCCTTATGGCATCATCGTTGCGTCGCAATCCCTTAATCTTTTGTACAGTGAGCAACTTTCCGTAAAATAAATATTATAGAAAACGATTATCAGGTAATATAAGGTTATTGTTTTACAGTTACCCTGTCCTGAACCTGCATGATATCTTTTATAATATTTACTGTTTCATTTATATAAAGATCGCTTTGTACATTCTTCAACCATGCCTGGTATCTTTCACCCTTAGCTTTATCTGCGTTGTTATAAAATTTGTCTTTATCTACTTCTACAGGACGCATATTCATGGGCTGTGTTAATTTGCTCCACGTGTCATCCTGTTTAACAGTTGTCTTTAAAATGCTTTGCTGCTTTTTGTAGGCATCAATATTTAGTTCATAAGGTTTTTCTGTATTAATGCTTAGCCAGTCTGTATTCTTTTTTATACCTGTAAAAGCTTCATTAGTGGCTATTCTTTCAGCAGCTTTCTTTTGTATTTCAGCCCAGTTAATATCAAGACTGTATTTATAATCTGCCTGTGGAATCTGATCCCATGCCAATGCTGATGGATTATCTTTTTCACGAAATTTAATATACTCGTATGTGTCTGGCAAAACTA
Coding sequences within it:
- a CDS encoding DUF1328 domain-containing protein, encoding MRYKVIPIVKLSNIGDYCVEHFLAHFLKKIEIYYSSLKHKSMLRWTIIFLIVAIVAGIFGFAGIAASAAGIAKVLFFIFIVLFLLSLILGRKSIE